One window of the Amycolatopsis mediterranei genome contains the following:
- a CDS encoding sensor histidine kinase, whose protein sequence is MLLGGAGALAGGSGRWGGLSLVRDAVPRLVLVPVAFRLALFLQAIWSAGTPTAPALWLTVAFFVVPNLLEVAWVFRRATGIRPVLAGDTAYTLVTSLATAAFAPGLLALTWPNIMGTVMVWTLLRGAPAGAVAIAGALLLRYGMAAVSGTSAPATWILLALVAAAVTALAIVLLVAGSMRFALGLGEQRGRAAERERHRRDVHDTVLQVMESLALPAPGDRLDPQGSLDQVRRTARAHALRLRLSLDGDAPAEPGGLEHRLGALAVEMTADGLRVDLVLLAKPTDVPEAVVNALHDATREALRNTLKHARTAKAVVCLEEREDVVTVSVRDHGTGFDLGARRAGFGIENSIHARMAEIDGAARIDSAPGHGTRVVLTAPLKLGFPVG, encoded by the coding sequence GTGCTACTCGGCGGAGCGGGGGCGCTCGCCGGCGGGAGCGGGCGGTGGGGCGGCCTTTCGCTCGTGCGGGACGCCGTGCCGCGGCTGGTGCTGGTACCGGTCGCATTCCGGCTGGCGCTGTTCCTGCAGGCGATCTGGTCCGCCGGGACGCCCACCGCTCCGGCGCTCTGGCTCACCGTGGCCTTCTTCGTCGTGCCCAACCTCCTCGAGGTGGCCTGGGTCTTCCGTCGCGCCACCGGCATCCGGCCGGTCCTGGCCGGCGACACCGCGTACACGCTCGTCACGAGCCTGGCCACGGCGGCGTTCGCGCCCGGCCTGCTCGCCCTGACCTGGCCGAACATCATGGGCACGGTCATGGTCTGGACCCTGCTGCGCGGCGCGCCCGCCGGGGCGGTCGCGATCGCCGGCGCGCTGCTCCTGCGCTACGGCATGGCCGCGGTCTCGGGCACGTCGGCGCCCGCGACGTGGATCCTGCTCGCCCTGGTCGCGGCGGCCGTGACGGCGCTGGCCATCGTGCTGCTCGTCGCCGGGTCGATGCGGTTCGCGCTCGGGCTGGGCGAGCAGCGCGGCCGGGCCGCCGAACGGGAACGGCACCGCCGCGACGTCCACGACACCGTCCTGCAGGTGATGGAGTCCCTCGCGCTGCCCGCGCCCGGGGACCGGCTCGACCCGCAAGGCAGCCTCGACCAGGTCCGCCGCACCGCCCGCGCGCACGCCCTGCGGCTGCGGCTGAGCCTCGACGGCGACGCGCCCGCCGAGCCCGGCGGGCTCGAACACCGCCTCGGCGCGCTGGCGGTCGAGATGACGGCCGACGGTCTCCGCGTCGACCTCGTGCTGCTCGCGAAGCCCACTGACGTCCCCGAAGCCGTCGTCAACGCTCTTCACGACGCAACCCGCGAGGCGCTCCGAAACACCTTGAAGCACGCGAGAACGGCGAAGGCCGTGGTGTGCCTCGAAGAGCGCGAAGACGTCGTCACGGTGTCCGTGCGCGATCACGGCACCGGCTTCGACCTCGGCGCGCGCCGCGCCGGGTTCGGCATCGAGAACTCGATCCACGCGCGGATGGCCGAGATCGACGGTGCTGCGCGCATCGATTCGGCGCCCGGTCACGGCACCCGCGTCGTGCTGACCGCGCCGCTAAAGCTGGGTTTCCCCGTCGGGTGA
- a CDS encoding cytochrome c oxidase assembly protein — protein MSATKSDVPTQRRASVLPLLVVGVLLAAVVAIGLIALTGGAGYAIAGLPDPGLVTKYGITVMRVVSESASVICVGSLLLAAFLVPPQKSGTLGPEGYGALRVAGIAAWVWFAAALLSVAFTAADTAGKPFGDVLDPQTLLDLVGAIEQPKAWLWTALIAVLIALGCRLALSWGWTAVLFFAAVGGLIPVAVTGHSASGGSHDVATNSLLFHLVAAALWVGGLVALLALGYRRGRHLSLAAQRFSKLALVCWIVMALSGAVNALVRIGLNDLFTTDYGLLVVAKTVALLLLGVFGHQQREKGVANLVDGKGGAQLLRLASVEILIMFVTIGIASGLARTPPPADAITQPSTTELLIGYDLDGAPTVWRLLFDTRFDLVYGTFALVLGGLYLAGVRRLLRRGDTWPVGRTVAWIAGCVVLLIATSSGVGRYAPAMFSVHMGNHMLLSMVAPVLFVLGGPVTLALRALPAAGRDAPPGPREWLVAFVHSPVSRFLTHPVVALLLFVGSFYALYFSGLFDTALNYHWAHLAMNGHFLLAGYVFYWPVIGVDPAPRRIPYLGRLGMMFAAMPFHAFFGVILMSKQTVIGQAFYSQLHLPWVTDLLADQRLGGGIAWAAGEVPVLLVLIALLVQWSRQDEREAKRRDRREAATGDEELNAYNAMLKNLAEGKRAD, from the coding sequence GTGTCCGCGACGAAATCCGACGTCCCCACCCAGCGCCGGGCCAGCGTGCTGCCCCTGCTCGTGGTCGGGGTCCTGCTGGCCGCCGTGGTCGCGATCGGTTTGATCGCGCTCACCGGCGGGGCCGGCTACGCCATCGCCGGCCTGCCGGACCCGGGGCTGGTCACCAAGTACGGCATCACCGTCATGCGCGTGGTGTCCGAATCCGCGTCGGTGATCTGCGTCGGGTCGCTGCTGCTGGCCGCCTTCCTGGTGCCGCCGCAGAAGTCCGGGACGCTCGGGCCCGAGGGCTACGGCGCCCTGCGCGTGGCCGGGATCGCCGCCTGGGTGTGGTTCGCCGCGGCCCTGCTCTCGGTCGCCTTCACCGCCGCCGACACCGCCGGCAAGCCCTTCGGCGACGTCCTGGACCCGCAGACGCTGCTCGACCTCGTCGGCGCCATCGAACAGCCGAAGGCGTGGCTGTGGACGGCGCTGATCGCCGTCCTCATCGCGCTCGGCTGCCGGCTCGCGCTGTCCTGGGGCTGGACGGCGGTGCTGTTCTTCGCCGCCGTCGGCGGGCTGATCCCGGTCGCCGTCACCGGGCACTCCGCCAGCGGCGGCTCGCACGACGTCGCCACCAACAGCCTGCTGTTCCACCTGGTCGCGGCGGCGCTGTGGGTCGGCGGCCTGGTCGCCCTGCTGGCGCTGGGGTACCGGCGCGGGCGCCACCTGAGCCTGGCCGCGCAGCGGTTCTCCAAGCTGGCCCTGGTCTGCTGGATCGTGATGGCGCTCTCCGGGGCGGTCAACGCGCTGGTCCGGATCGGCCTGAACGACCTGTTCACCACCGACTACGGCCTGCTCGTCGTGGCCAAGACGGTGGCACTGCTGCTGCTCGGGGTGTTCGGCCACCAGCAGCGCGAAAAGGGCGTCGCGAACCTCGTCGACGGCAAGGGCGGCGCCCAGCTGCTGCGCCTGGCCTCGGTCGAGATCCTGATCATGTTCGTCACCATCGGCATCGCTTCCGGGCTGGCCAGGACGCCGCCGCCGGCGGACGCGATCACCCAGCCGTCCACCACCGAGCTGCTGATCGGCTACGACCTCGACGGCGCGCCGACGGTGTGGCGGCTGCTCTTCGACACCCGCTTCGACCTCGTGTACGGCACCTTCGCGCTCGTCCTCGGCGGCCTGTACCTCGCCGGGGTCCGCCGGCTGCTGCGCCGCGGCGACACCTGGCCGGTGGGCCGCACGGTCGCCTGGATCGCCGGCTGCGTGGTGCTGCTGATCGCGACGTCGTCGGGTGTCGGCCGGTACGCGCCCGCCATGTTCAGCGTGCACATGGGCAACCACATGCTGCTGTCGATGGTGGCGCCGGTGCTGTTCGTGCTCGGCGGCCCGGTGACGCTCGCGCTGCGCGCCCTGCCGGCCGCGGGCAGGGACGCCCCGCCCGGGCCGCGCGAGTGGCTCGTCGCCTTCGTGCATTCGCCGGTGTCGCGGTTCCTGACCCACCCGGTGGTCGCGCTGCTGCTGTTCGTCGGCTCGTTCTACGCGCTGTACTTCTCCGGCCTGTTCGACACCGCCCTGAACTACCACTGGGCGCACCTGGCGATGAACGGGCACTTCCTGCTCGCCGGGTACGTCTTCTACTGGCCGGTGATCGGCGTCGACCCGGCGCCGCGGCGGATCCCGTACCTCGGGCGGCTCGGCATGATGTTCGCCGCGATGCCGTTCCACGCGTTCTTCGGCGTGATCCTGATGAGCAAGCAGACCGTGATCGGCCAGGCCTTCTACAGCCAGCTGCACCTGCCGTGGGTCACCGACCTGCTCGCCGACCAGCGGCTCGGCGGCGGCATCGCCTGGGCCGCCGGCGAGGTCCCGGTGCTGCTCGTGCTGATCGCGTTGCTGGTGCAGTGGTCGCGTCAGGACGAGCGCGAGGCGAAGCGGCGTGACCGGCGCGAAGCGGCGACGGGCGACGAAGAGCTGAACGCCTACAACGCGATGCTGAAGAACCTCGCCGAGGGCAAGCGGGCCGACTGA
- a CDS encoding histidine phosphatase family protein: protein MKMILLRHAESLGNVDELAYTRIPDHALPLTAKGEREARAVAPEIARLLDGSRPAVYVSPYLRTRETLRLLDIQTSCERLVQEPRLREQDWGNLQDPAEQEIQKARRHEFGHFFYRLPFGESGADVDDRVAAFLSDLRMREESHPETVLIVSHGLTLRLLCRRLFGWSIELFESLSNPATCEYRVLEEQDGKWALDRPFAQWRDSPDGETQL, encoded by the coding sequence GTGAAGATGATCCTGCTGCGGCACGCCGAGTCGCTCGGCAACGTCGACGAGCTCGCCTACACGCGGATCCCCGACCACGCGCTGCCGCTGACCGCCAAGGGCGAGCGGGAAGCCCGCGCGGTGGCGCCGGAGATCGCGCGGCTGCTCGACGGCTCGCGGCCCGCGGTGTACGTCAGCCCGTACCTGCGCACCCGGGAGACGTTGCGGCTGCTGGACATCCAAACCTCGTGCGAACGGCTGGTCCAGGAGCCGCGGCTGCGCGAGCAGGACTGGGGCAACCTGCAGGACCCGGCCGAGCAGGAGATCCAGAAGGCGCGGCGCCACGAGTTCGGGCACTTCTTCTACCGGCTGCCCTTCGGCGAGTCGGGCGCGGACGTCGACGACCGCGTCGCGGCGTTCCTCTCGGACCTGCGGATGCGCGAGGAAAGTCACCCGGAGACGGTCCTGATCGTCTCCCACGGGCTCACGCTGCGGCTGCTGTGCCGTCGCCTCTTCGGCTGGAGCATCGAGCTGTTCGAGTCCCTGTCCAACCCCGCGACCTGCGAATACCGCGTCCTCGAAGAGCAGGACGGCAAGTGGGCGCTGGACCGCCCGTTCGCCCAGTGGCGGGACTCACCCGACGGGGAAACCCAGCTTTAG